From a single Lolium rigidum isolate FL_2022 chromosome 7, APGP_CSIRO_Lrig_0.1, whole genome shotgun sequence genomic region:
- the LOC124676021 gene encoding growth-regulating factor 3-like, producing the protein MAMPFASLSPAADHHRSSIFPFCRSSPLYSVGEEASPQQQQHAMSARWAARPAPFTAAQYEELEHQALIYKYLVAGVPVPPDLLLPIRRGFDSLAARFYHHPALGYGSYFGKKLDPEPGRCRRTDGKKWRCAKEAAQDSKYCERHMHRGRNRSRKPVETQIVASPHPQQQQQQHNPAASAAAFQSHSLYPAIANGGGGSFALGSTQSQLHMDNAAPYSTAGAGGNKDFRYSTYGVRSSALDEHSPFITAAMDTSMDNYSWRLLPSQTSSAFPLSSYPMLGTLSDLDQTTICSLPKTDREPLSFFGSDFVTTTTDSVKQENQTLRPFFDEWPPKARDSWPELQDDTSFSATKLSISIPMTASDFSTTTTTSPSPNATGIYSR; encoded by the exons ATGGCGATGCCCTTTGCCTCCCTGTCGCCGGCAGCCGACCACCACCGCTCCTCCATCTTCCCCTTCTGCCGCTCCTCCCCTCTCTACTC cgtCGGCGAGGAGGCGtctccgcagcagcagcagcacgcgaTGAGCGCGCGGTGGGCGGCCCGGCCGGCGCCCTTCACGGCGGCGCAGTACGAGGAGCTGGAGCACCAGGCGCTCATCTACAAGTACCTCGTCGCCGGCGTCCCCGTCCCGCCGGATCTCCTCCTCCCCATCCGCCGGGGCTTCGACTCCCTCGCCGCGCGCTTCTACCACCACCCCGCCC TTGGCTACGGCTCCTACTTCGGCAAGAAGCTGGACCCGGAGCCGGGGCGGTGCCGGCGTACGGATGGCAAGAAGTGGCGGTGCGCCAAGGAGGCCGCCCAGGACTCCAAGTACTGCGAGCGCCACATGCACCGCGGCCGCAACCGTTCAAGAAAGCCTGTGGAAACGCAGATCGTCGCATCACCCcacccgcagcagcagcagcagcagcacaaccccgccgccagcgccgccgcgtTCCAGAGCCACTCGCTGTATCCGGCGATCGctaatggcggcggcggctcgttcGCCTTGGGGTCTACTCAGTCTCAGCTGCACATGGACAATGCTGCGCCTTACTCGACCGCTGGAGCTGGTGGGAACAAGGATTTCAG GTATTCTACTTATGGAGTGAGGTCTTCAGCGCTGGACGAGCACAGCCCCTTCATCACTGCAGCCATGGACACCTCCATGGACAACTACTCGTGGCGCCTGCTGCCGTCTCAGACCTCCTCTGCGTTTCCACTGTCGAGCTACCCTATGCTGGGAACACTGAGCGACCTGGACCAGACGACGATCTGCTCCCTGCCCAAGACGGACAGGGAGCCGCTGTCTTTCTTCGGGAGCGACTTCGTGACGACGACGACGGACTCGGTGAAGCAGGAGAACCAGACGCTGCGCCCCTTCTTCGATGAGTGGCCGCCCAAGGCTCGGGACTCGTGGCCGGAGCTGCAGGACGACACCAGCTTCTCCGCCACCAAATTGTCCatctccatcccgatgacggcctccgacttctccaccaccaccaccacctccccgtCCCCCAACGCCACCGGTATATACTCCCGGTAG